Proteins from a single region of Belliella baltica DSM 15883:
- a CDS encoding nucleoside deaminase, which translates to MTEQQKIFMKMAIELSQKGMDLGKGGPFGCIIVRNGEVIGKGSNSVSSTNDPTAHAEVMAIRDACKNLNNFQLEDCDIYTSCEPCPMCLGAIYWARPARVFYANSKKDAAKAGFDDQFIYDELDLPYHQRKIPFKQILADEAKIVFENWLKKENKTLY; encoded by the coding sequence ATGACAGAACAGCAAAAAATTTTTATGAAAATGGCCATAGAATTATCCCAAAAAGGAATGGATTTAGGTAAAGGAGGTCCTTTTGGCTGTATTATTGTGCGAAATGGAGAAGTGATAGGAAAAGGATCAAATTCAGTATCTTCAACAAACGACCCTACAGCTCATGCTGAAGTGATGGCCATTCGAGACGCATGTAAAAATTTAAATAATTTTCAACTTGAAGACTGCGACATTTATACTTCCTGCGAACCATGCCCAATGTGTTTAGGAGCCATTTACTGGGCGAGACCAGCAAGAGTATTTTACGCCAACTCAAAAAAAGATGCCGCAAAGGCTGGATTTGATGATCAGTTTATCTATGATGAATTAGATTTACCTTATCATCAAAGAAAAATCCCTTTTAAACAAATATTAGCCGATGAAGCAAAAATCGTATTTGAAAATTGGCTTAAAAAAGAAAATAAAACTTTATACTAA
- a CDS encoding NAD(P)/FAD-dependent oxidoreductase, with amino-acid sequence MNHTQILIIGGGTAGITVAAQLRKKDKKLQITILEPSEKHYYQPAWTLVGAGAFRFEDTERKEAKYIPEGVKWIKDKATDVVPFDNLVKTEFSGDITYDYLVLAPGLVMAPELLPGLSEALKKDNVCSNYIDPKKTWGILQNFKGGNAIFTQPTTPIKCGGAPQKIMYMAEEHFRNIKVREKTNVIFATPGTVIFGVPEFAKTLNKIIAERDIILKTYYAPIKIDSEKQEITFKYVNSNIQECAKNLKPAIGEELNGDTEIKIKYDMLHIAPPQQAPDFVRNSAVSLQEGPNKGWVDVDINTLRHKRFPNIFSLGDVAALPTAKTGAAIRKQAPIVSGNLYHLIKNGELDQEIYEGYSSCPLVTGYSKMVLAEFKYNNIRDSDPLISKFVDTTKEQYSMWLLKKYGLPFMYWDLMLKGRA; translated from the coding sequence ATGAACCACACTCAAATTTTGATTATAGGTGGAGGCACAGCAGGTATCACAGTAGCTGCACAGCTTCGCAAAAAAGACAAAAAGCTTCAAATTACCATTCTTGAACCTTCTGAAAAGCATTATTATCAACCCGCCTGGACACTTGTAGGTGCAGGAGCATTTAGGTTTGAAGATACAGAAAGAAAAGAAGCGAAATATATCCCAGAAGGAGTAAAATGGATCAAAGACAAAGCGACAGATGTCGTTCCTTTTGATAATTTAGTAAAAACTGAGTTTTCGGGAGATATAACATACGACTATTTAGTTCTTGCACCTGGTTTGGTCATGGCTCCAGAGTTACTACCTGGACTTTCTGAAGCCCTTAAAAAAGACAATGTTTGTAGCAACTACATAGATCCAAAAAAAACTTGGGGAATTCTTCAGAATTTCAAAGGAGGTAATGCCATTTTTACACAACCAACGACTCCAATCAAATGTGGCGGTGCTCCACAAAAAATCATGTATATGGCTGAAGAGCATTTCAGAAATATAAAAGTGAGAGAAAAAACAAATGTAATCTTCGCCACTCCTGGTACTGTAATCTTTGGAGTTCCAGAATTTGCGAAAACATTGAATAAAATAATAGCTGAGAGAGATATAATTTTAAAAACGTACTACGCTCCAATTAAAATTGATAGTGAAAAACAAGAAATCACTTTCAAATATGTCAATAGCAATATCCAAGAATGTGCGAAAAATCTAAAACCAGCCATTGGGGAAGAGTTGAATGGAGATACAGAAATCAAGATAAAATATGATATGCTTCATATTGCACCTCCACAGCAGGCCCCTGATTTTGTAAGAAATTCAGCAGTCTCACTTCAAGAAGGCCCTAACAAAGGCTGGGTAGATGTCGATATCAATACCTTAAGGCACAAAAGATTCCCAAATATATTTTCTTTAGGCGATGTAGCAGCTCTTCCAACAGCTAAAACTGGAGCTGCTATACGGAAACAAGCACCTATAGTCAGTGGAAATTTATATCATTTGATAAAAAACGGCGAATTGGATCAGGAAATTTATGAAGGCTATTCTTCTTGTCCTTTGGTGACAGGGTATAGTAAAATGGTTTTGGCTGAATTCAAATACAATAATATTCGAGACAGTGATCCACTTATCAGCAAATTTGTAGATACCACAAAAGAACAATATAGCATGTGGCTTTTGAAAAAATATGGTCTTCCTTTTATGTATTGGGACTTAATGCTCAAAGGAAGAGCATAA
- a CDS encoding TonB-dependent receptor, with product MKKLSLLIVFFSVLFTSLAQTLTIKDKESGERLDFVSIFNQEMKILINTNSDGKADISRLKGVEKIQIRLFGYNSQTLSYKQLEDQDFLVLLKPSSITLQQSVVSATRWSQSRQEIPAKISSINKESVELLNPQTAADLLGISGEVFIQKSQQGGGSPMIRGFSANRLLYTVDGVRMNTAIFRSGNLQNVISLDAFATESTEVLFGPGSIIYGSDAIGAVMSFSTLTPKLANSDNLEFTGSGTLRTSTANQEQTAHLHIGLSSKKWASITSFTRSNYGDLKMGKYGPNEYLKQTYVIRINDQDQILTNPDPRVQKPSGFSQTNLMQKILFKPNQKWDFQYGFHYSETSDFSRFDRHIRFRPNGQPRSGEWDYGPQIWMMSNLQATYLEKNKLFDEASIRLALQHFEESRIDRNFNDPIRRTRTEKVAAWSANLDFYKNLSSSSKLFYGIEWILNDVNSTGINENIESEETSVGPSRYPMATWASSAAYISFQNKINKNLLFQSGLRVNNFSLDADFSNNLDFYPLPFDDAELRNTALTGNMGLVLTPSDSYAIHVNASTGFRAPNVDDIGKIFDSEPGTVLIPNPNLDAEYAYNIEVGLSKVLGENLMLDFSAYYTLLENAIVRRDFTLNGQDSLIYDGEVSRIYALQNAAKATIFGVQAAIEIKLPYNFSLSSRYNIQKGEEETDDGQISPSRHAPPAYGVTRFSYRKNKWSGQIYAEYARQMKFEDLPLEEIGKPELYANDQNGNPYSPSWATLNIKGKYQLSDSFFLNFGVENIADVRYRTYSSGLAAPGRNFVFSITGNLK from the coding sequence ATGAAAAAATTAAGCTTACTGATAGTTTTTTTCTCTGTTCTATTTACCTCTCTGGCTCAAACTTTAACTATAAAAGACAAAGAGTCAGGTGAGCGCTTAGACTTCGTTTCGATTTTTAATCAAGAGATGAAAATATTGATCAATACCAACTCTGATGGTAAAGCAGATATTTCCAGACTAAAAGGAGTAGAAAAGATTCAAATCAGACTTTTCGGCTATAACAGCCAAACTCTTTCGTACAAGCAACTTGAAGATCAAGACTTTCTTGTTTTATTAAAACCATCTTCAATCACTTTACAGCAATCTGTAGTCTCTGCCACACGATGGAGCCAATCAAGACAAGAAATCCCTGCTAAGATAAGTAGCATAAACAAGGAAAGTGTGGAATTACTCAACCCCCAAACAGCCGCAGATTTACTTGGGATTTCTGGGGAAGTTTTTATACAAAAAAGTCAGCAAGGAGGTGGAAGTCCGATGATTCGCGGGTTTTCCGCAAATAGATTACTGTATACTGTTGACGGAGTGCGAATGAATACAGCAATTTTTCGGAGTGGGAATTTACAAAATGTAATTTCACTCGATGCGTTTGCGACAGAAAGCACCGAAGTGCTATTTGGACCTGGATCGATTATTTATGGCAGTGATGCGATAGGCGCAGTGATGAGTTTCAGCACTTTAACTCCAAAATTGGCCAATTCAGACAATCTTGAATTCACTGGAAGCGGTACCTTGAGGACATCCACAGCGAATCAAGAGCAAACTGCACATCTACATATAGGATTAAGTAGTAAAAAATGGGCTTCAATTACAAGTTTCACAAGAAGCAATTATGGCGATTTGAAAATGGGTAAGTACGGTCCAAATGAATACCTAAAACAAACTTATGTCATCAGAATCAATGACCAAGATCAAATATTAACAAACCCTGATCCAAGGGTACAAAAACCAAGTGGCTTCTCCCAAACAAACTTGATGCAAAAGATCCTATTTAAACCAAATCAAAAATGGGATTTCCAATATGGATTTCATTATTCGGAAACCTCTGACTTTTCTCGGTTTGACAGGCACATTCGTTTTAGACCAAATGGTCAGCCTAGAAGTGGAGAATGGGATTATGGTCCTCAAATATGGATGATGAGTAATCTACAAGCCACATATCTTGAAAAAAACAAACTCTTCGATGAAGCTTCAATACGCTTAGCTTTACAACATTTTGAAGAAAGTAGAATAGACAGGAATTTCAACGATCCCATTAGAAGAACTAGAACTGAAAAAGTTGCAGCTTGGTCTGCAAATTTAGATTTTTATAAAAACTTAAGCTCCTCATCTAAGCTTTTCTATGGCATAGAATGGATTCTAAATGATGTTAATTCTACAGGAATCAATGAAAATATAGAGTCTGAAGAAACTTCCGTCGGACCATCAAGATATCCAATGGCGACTTGGGCCTCAAGCGCTGCTTATATTAGTTTTCAAAATAAAATAAATAAAAACCTTTTGTTTCAATCTGGCTTGAGGGTAAACAACTTCTCTTTAGATGCAGATTTTAGCAACAATTTAGACTTTTACCCGCTCCCATTTGATGACGCTGAGCTAAGGAATACAGCCCTGACAGGTAATATGGGATTAGTCTTAACTCCTTCTGATAGCTATGCTATTCATGTCAATGCTTCTACAGGATTCAGAGCTCCAAATGTAGATGACATTGGAAAGATTTTCGATTCTGAACCCGGAACAGTTTTGATCCCCAACCCAAATTTAGATGCTGAATATGCTTATAATATTGAAGTTGGGTTAAGTAAAGTTCTAGGCGAAAACTTGATGTTGGATTTTTCTGCCTATTATACCTTGCTTGAAAACGCCATTGTGAGGAGAGATTTTACTTTGAATGGTCAAGATAGCCTAATTTATGATGGAGAGGTCAGCAGGATTTACGCTTTACAAAATGCTGCGAAAGCAACAATTTTCGGGGTTCAGGCTGCGATTGAAATTAAGCTTCCTTATAATTTTTCTTTATCTTCTCGATACAATATTCAAAAAGGCGAAGAGGAAACTGATGATGGTCAAATCAGCCCATCTAGACATGCACCACCAGCATATGGAGTTACTAGATTTAGTTATAGAAAAAACAAATGGTCAGGTCAGATTTATGCTGAATATGCAAGACAAATGAAATTTGAAGATCTTCCATTGGAAGAAATTGGTAAACCTGAGCTCTATGCTAATGACCAAAATGGAAATCCATACTCTCCTTCATGGGCAACTTTAAATATCAAAGGGAAGTATCAATTATCCGATTCATTTTTTTTAAACTTCGGTGTTGAAAATATCGCTGATGTTCGTTACAGAACTTATAGCTCAGGCTTGGCTGCTCCCGGTAGAAATTTCGTTTTTTCAATCACAGGTAATTTGAAATAA
- a CDS encoding ZIP family metal transporter → MLESLEIFAEEIGPVKSAFLATTFTWIVTALGASLVFFFKEIKRSVFDTLLGFTGGVMIAASFWSLLAPSIKHSEELFPSAPWIPAAVGFLTGGLFIFALDKFMPHLHINFNKDETEGLATKWHKSTLLLLAITLHNIPEGLAVGILFGAASMGMEGASISAAIALAIGIGIQNFPEGMAVAMPLRRHGVSRRKSFWYGQLSAIVEPIAGVIGAVAVIYMQDILPYALSFAAGAMIFVVVEEVIPETQRDKYTDLAVLGFMAGFTIMMILDVALG, encoded by the coding sequence ATGTTAGAATCACTTGAAATTTTTGCAGAGGAAATTGGTCCAGTTAAATCTGCTTTTTTAGCAACGACATTTACATGGATTGTCACTGCGCTTGGAGCTTCTTTGGTATTCTTTTTCAAAGAAATAAAAAGGTCTGTTTTTGACACCTTACTTGGATTTACTGGCGGAGTAATGATTGCGGCTAGTTTTTGGTCATTATTAGCACCAAGCATTAAGCATTCAGAGGAGTTATTCCCTTCAGCACCTTGGATTCCTGCTGCTGTAGGATTCTTGACAGGAGGTCTCTTTATTTTTGCTTTGGATAAATTTATGCCTCACCTCCACATCAATTTCAATAAGGACGAAACAGAAGGACTTGCTACAAAATGGCATAAATCCACATTGTTACTTTTGGCGATCACCTTACATAATATTCCTGAAGGATTAGCTGTAGGAATTCTTTTCGGAGCAGCTTCGATGGGGATGGAAGGTGCGAGCATCTCGGCTGCCATAGCGCTTGCTATAGGGATAGGAATACAAAATTTCCCGGAGGGTATGGCAGTTGCTATGCCCCTAAGAAGACATGGAGTTAGTAGAAGAAAAAGTTTTTGGTATGGTCAGCTTTCTGCCATAGTTGAGCCTATTGCTGGAGTTATTGGAGCAGTAGCAGTGATTTATATGCAAGACATTTTGCCCTATGCACTGTCATTTGCTGCAGGCGCCATGATATTCGTTGTAGTAGAAGAAGTAATTCCTGAAACTCAAAGAGATAAATATACAGATCTAGCAGTTCTGGGTTTTATGGCTGGATTTACGATCATGATGATTTTGGATGTTGCTTTAGGCTAA
- a CDS encoding AraC family transcriptional regulator produces the protein MHKNFISGVPWRAERDLKTLVENRTTYTLDECELNIFETHQEAKDVNLVFGDLVLTTMLKGKKIMHLFDKPGFDYLPGESVIVPPNELMKIDFPEANFENPTQCIALSISKEMIDNTFNLLNERFPDKMLTQEWGLDLSNFHLINTQDLSEIINRFIKIGVKERSKEKDVIATLALKELLIRLTQTQAREILQKTYKQLSSNNRLAHVVDFIKSNIRENLSLDQLASKACMSKAHFSRSFKNELGQSPMEFILKERLHLAKNYLRMANYQIQEVCFMAGFNNITYFIRAFKSEFGITPKAFQNSLQ, from the coding sequence ATGCATAAAAATTTCATATCGGGCGTACCTTGGAGGGCGGAGAGAGATCTGAAGACGCTAGTAGAAAACAGGACTACTTACACTTTGGATGAGTGTGAACTGAATATTTTTGAGACACATCAAGAAGCAAAGGATGTTAATTTAGTTTTTGGAGACTTGGTATTGACCACTATGCTAAAAGGTAAAAAGATCATGCATCTTTTTGATAAACCAGGTTTTGATTATTTGCCAGGAGAGTCTGTGATTGTACCTCCCAATGAGTTGATGAAAATTGATTTTCCAGAAGCAAATTTTGAAAACCCGACCCAATGTATCGCACTATCAATCTCAAAGGAGATGATTGATAATACTTTTAATTTACTCAATGAAAGATTTCCAGATAAAATGCTTACACAAGAATGGGGTCTAGATTTGTCTAATTTTCATTTGATCAATACACAAGATTTGTCTGAAATCATCAACAGATTTATCAAAATAGGTGTAAAAGAAAGATCAAAAGAAAAAGATGTGATTGCTACACTAGCTTTAAAAGAATTATTGATAAGATTGACTCAGACGCAAGCAAGAGAAATATTGCAGAAAACATATAAGCAACTTTCATCGAATAATAGATTGGCCCATGTAGTTGATTTTATAAAATCAAATATTCGAGAAAACTTATCCTTGGATCAGTTGGCTTCGAAGGCCTGTATGAGTAAAGCCCATTTCTCAAGGTCATTTAAAAATGAATTAGGTCAATCTCCAATGGAATTTATTTTAAAGGAAAGACTTCATTTAGCAAAGAATTATTTACGAATGGCCAACTATCAGATCCAAGAAGTGTGCTTTATGGCGGGGTTTAATAATATCACATATTTCATTCGTGCTTTTAAATCAGAGTTTGGAATTACACCAAAGGCTTTCCAAAATTCTCTTCAATAG
- a CDS encoding aldehyde dehydrogenase family protein: MSTLTLSQSKPVERPKIKEKYDHFIGGKFVAPSSGEYFDNISPIDGKAFSKAARGNKADIDLALDAAHEAFPSWSITTPALRSKLLNKIADIIEENLEMLARVETIDNGKALRETRAADLPLVIDHFRYFAGVIRADESTISEHDEHTVSIALHEPLGVVGQIIPWNFPLLMATWKIAPALAAGCCTVVKPAEQTPTSIMVLMELIADVLPPGVLNVVTGFGPEAGKPLASSPRVAKVSFTGETTTGRLIMQYASENLIPVTMELGGKSPNIFMKSVADADDEFFDKAVEGAVMFALNQGEICTCPSRILVHEDIYDVFMEKVVERTKAIKMGHPLAEDTMMGAQASNDQYEKILSYMDIGKQEGAEVLCGGDKASLNSGLETGYYIQPTIFKGNNKMRIFQEEIFGPVVSVTTFKTTEEAIAIANDTMYGLGAGLWSRDAHELYQVPRAIKAGRVWVNCYHNYPAHAPFGGYKKSGFGRENHLMMLDHYRQTKNMLISYDKNKLGFF; encoded by the coding sequence ATGTCAACATTAACATTATCTCAATCAAAGCCTGTTGAAAGGCCGAAAATCAAAGAAAAGTATGATCATTTTATAGGCGGTAAATTTGTAGCCCCATCTTCTGGAGAATATTTTGATAACATTTCCCCAATCGATGGTAAGGCTTTTTCAAAAGCTGCTAGAGGAAATAAAGCTGATATTGATTTGGCACTTGATGCTGCACATGAAGCCTTCCCTTCTTGGTCTATAACAACACCTGCTCTAAGAAGTAAACTTCTCAATAAAATTGCTGACATTATTGAAGAAAATCTAGAAATGCTAGCAAGAGTAGAAACTATCGATAATGGCAAAGCACTTAGAGAAACTAGAGCAGCTGATTTACCATTGGTAATTGATCATTTTAGATACTTTGCCGGTGTGATTCGAGCAGATGAAAGTACAATTTCAGAACATGATGAACACACAGTAAGTATCGCACTCCACGAACCTCTTGGAGTTGTCGGACAGATTATCCCTTGGAATTTCCCACTTCTGATGGCTACATGGAAAATTGCACCAGCATTAGCTGCAGGATGTTGTACTGTGGTAAAACCTGCCGAGCAGACACCAACAAGTATCATGGTATTGATGGAATTGATTGCTGATGTATTGCCTCCAGGCGTATTAAATGTAGTTACAGGTTTCGGTCCAGAAGCAGGTAAGCCTCTCGCCTCTTCTCCACGTGTAGCAAAAGTTTCCTTTACGGGAGAGACAACCACAGGTAGATTGATTATGCAATATGCCTCTGAAAACTTAATCCCAGTAACGATGGAACTTGGTGGTAAATCTCCAAATATCTTTATGAAATCTGTCGCTGATGCTGATGACGAATTTTTTGATAAGGCAGTTGAAGGCGCAGTAATGTTTGCACTCAACCAAGGTGAAATCTGTACTTGCCCCTCAAGAATCTTAGTTCATGAGGATATCTATGATGTGTTTATGGAAAAAGTCGTAGAAAGAACCAAGGCAATCAAAATGGGTCATCCGCTAGCGGAAGACACCATGATGGGAGCACAGGCTTCAAATGATCAGTATGAAAAAATCCTCTCATACATGGACATTGGAAAGCAAGAAGGTGCAGAGGTACTTTGCGGAGGTGATAAAGCAAGTCTAAACTCTGGTTTAGAAACAGGTTATTACATTCAACCCACGATCTTCAAGGGAAATAACAAAATGAGGATTTTCCAAGAAGAAATCTTTGGCCCAGTAGTGTCTGTCACTACCTTTAAAACAACTGAGGAAGCCATAGCTATCGCAAATGATACCATGTACGGTCTCGGTGCAGGACTTTGGTCCAGAGATGCTCATGAACTTTATCAAGTCCCTAGAGCAATCAAAGCAGGCCGTGTTTGGGTAAATTGCTATCATAACTACCCTGCACATGCGCCGTTTGGTGGATATAAGAAATCTGGATTTGGTAGAGAAAACCACTTGATGATGCTTGACCATTACCGTCAAACCAAGAATATGTTGATTTCTTATGATAAAAATAAACTTGGATTCTTTTAG
- a CDS encoding DUF779 domain-containing protein, producing MTDKKYIPRVILSEAAIETIDTLRNRFGNDLMFHQSGGCCDGSSPMCFEKGDFKVGASDIWLGEVYGCDFFMNQDQFEYWKHTQLTLDVTPGRGSSFSIEIPMGIRFMIRSRLFTTEELENLIPTKTGEEVLEENELK from the coding sequence ATGACAGATAAAAAATATATCCCCCGAGTAATTCTATCAGAAGCTGCAATTGAAACAATAGATACACTTCGAAATCGCTTTGGCAACGACTTAATGTTTCATCAAAGCGGAGGCTGTTGTGATGGTTCTTCTCCCATGTGTTTTGAAAAAGGCGATTTCAAAGTCGGAGCTAGTGATATTTGGCTTGGTGAGGTCTATGGTTGTGATTTTTTCATGAATCAAGATCAATTTGAATACTGGAAGCATACACAACTCACTTTGGACGTGACTCCTGGTAGAGGGAGTAGTTTTTCAATAGAAATCCCAATGGGAATCCGGTTTATGATTCGCTCCCGTTTGTTTACAACTGAAGAATTGGAAAACCTAATTCCAACAAAAACTGGTGAGGAGGTATTGGAAGAAAATGAATTGAAATAA
- a CDS encoding nuclear transport factor 2 family protein produces MKANLILFIISIFAVQAFAQTTSEEQEISKTISLYFEGMMERNRDKLDHAFDPSARLIGYRGENFTVTPYEDWASGTAKGEPRNPALFTNKILQIERKGYTAIAKTELFWPGIYYFDYLTLIKIDGKWKIVHKTWYEEKRED; encoded by the coding sequence ATGAAAGCAAATCTGATTCTTTTTATCATTTCAATCTTCGCCGTGCAAGCTTTTGCACAAACTACTTCCGAAGAGCAAGAGATTAGCAAAACAATCAGCCTCTATTTTGAAGGCATGATGGAGCGAAACAGAGACAAATTGGATCATGCCTTTGATCCTTCGGCACGATTGATTGGCTATCGAGGAGAAAATTTTACGGTAACACCTTATGAAGATTGGGCATCAGGGACGGCTAAAGGAGAACCAAGAAATCCAGCCTTATTCACCAATAAAATTCTCCAAATTGAGCGTAAAGGCTACACCGCCATAGCCAAAACAGAGCTTTTTTGGCCGGGTATCTATTATTTCGATTACTTGACCTTAATCAAAATCGATGGTAAATGGAAAATCGTCCATAAAACTTGGTATGAAGAAAAAAGAGAGGATTGA
- a CDS encoding VIT1/CCC1 transporter family protein translates to MKEDKLHQEIAIAGGLQNYLREFVYGGIDGAVTTFAVVAGAVGANLDPAIIIILGFANLLADGFSMSVGAYLSSKSDQENYDKHKAVEYWEVDNLPEKERHEIEEIYREKGFEGELLQQVVNVITADKDRWVNEMMKDELNMMEETKSPFKIGLATLISFITIGFIPLMIYVYDFFQETTFNVFLWTSIFTGIAFAVVGWLKSFVNQTNIFKSIGETLALGFLAALVAYYVGDFLETLIQ, encoded by the coding sequence ATGAAAGAAGACAAACTACACCAAGAAATCGCGATTGCCGGAGGCTTACAGAATTACCTTAGGGAATTTGTCTATGGTGGAATAGATGGAGCAGTGACGACTTTTGCAGTGGTTGCAGGAGCTGTAGGAGCAAACTTAGATCCTGCCATTATCATCATTTTAGGCTTTGCAAATCTACTTGCTGATGGTTTTTCCATGTCTGTTGGGGCCTATCTTTCTTCCAAGTCCGATCAGGAAAATTACGACAAACACAAAGCTGTTGAATATTGGGAAGTAGATAATTTGCCAGAAAAAGAACGCCATGAAATCGAAGAAATCTATCGAGAAAAAGGCTTTGAAGGCGAATTATTGCAGCAAGTGGTCAATGTCATTACAGCTGACAAAGACCGATGGGTAAATGAAATGATGAAGGATGAGCTCAATATGATGGAAGAAACCAAAAGCCCATTCAAAATTGGCTTAGCTACTTTGATATCTTTTATTACGATTGGTTTTATCCCGCTGATGATCTATGTCTATGATTTCTTTCAAGAGACCACTTTCAATGTGTTTTTATGGACAAGCATTTTCACAGGAATTGCCTTTGCAGTAGTTGGGTGGCTGAAGAGCTTTGTCAATCAAACTAATATTTTCAAAAGCATTGGAGAGACATTAGCATTAGGATTTCTTGCTGCCTTAGTTGCCTATTATGTGGGGGATTTTTTGGAAACTTTAATTCAATAA
- a CDS encoding DUF5995 family protein, with protein sequence MKTIDDVILRMDQIVSECTLKESRIGYFAILYRQVTIRIKEGINNQEFEDNPRMEKLDVIFAKRFIDAYESYHAGTTLTQSWKLAFDSSKSTSHIVLQHLLLGINAHINLDLGIAAVESVNGQNIHSILNNFNKINEILSELVDGVKNNIGKISPLFKFLIHFAKGKDEVLVNFSIKLARDGAWKFANEYLLHTNKKECILHRDQIITGLAESMINPGKRLSRIIKIISFTEWKSVSNTMDQLNQITKLS encoded by the coding sequence GTGAAAACAATTGATGATGTCATCTTGAGAATGGATCAAATAGTATCCGAATGTACACTAAAAGAGTCAAGAATAGGATACTTTGCGATTCTCTACCGTCAAGTTACAATTCGGATCAAAGAAGGTATTAATAATCAAGAGTTCGAAGACAATCCTAGAATGGAAAAACTAGATGTCATATTTGCGAAAAGATTTATTGATGCATACGAGTCCTATCACGCTGGAACAACATTAACACAGAGTTGGAAACTTGCTTTTGATTCAAGCAAAAGCACTTCTCACATCGTCTTACAACATTTACTTTTAGGCATTAATGCTCACATCAATTTAGATTTAGGCATCGCTGCTGTCGAATCTGTAAATGGCCAAAATATTCATTCTATCCTGAATAACTTCAATAAGATCAATGAAATCTTGTCAGAATTGGTAGATGGGGTTAAAAATAATATCGGAAAAATTTCTCCCCTTTTTAAGTTCCTCATTCATTTTGCCAAAGGTAAAGATGAAGTCTTGGTCAATTTCAGCATCAAACTTGCAAGAGACGGTGCTTGGAAATTTGCAAATGAATACCTTCTTCATACCAATAAAAAAGAATGTATTCTTCATAGAGATCAAATCATAACAGGCCTTGCTGAAAGTATGATCAACCCAGGTAAAAGACTAAGTAGAATTATTAAGATAATTAGCTTTACCGAATGGAAATCAGTCAGCAATACCATGGACCAACTCAATCAAATCACCAAACTCAGCTAG